The nucleotide window CGTCGTTGCCGTGTTGGTAGTGGTGCATGTgtcgtcgccctctcccctttaCACCCTTTTCCCGCTAAGCGTTTCCGCCCCCTCTGCTTGACAACGATTCTCTTGGATTGTTTGCCTGTGTGGGTACCTTCCCACACAGACAACACGCAGCTTACAGTTGATGCAACTTGATGCCCTCTTATAcgtcctcttcttcgtctgTGTACGTCGCCCTGTGGCTGGGTATCCATCAACGGGTCTCCCTGTGCTGCCCAatactccccctccctccctctctcgttcgcACTGCACGCTCTCTCACCAATCCCTCATTAACGTtgcgtgtgtacgcgtgcatctgcgaaggggggggtgatggacagagagcgagaggaggggcaaggggggaggggcggagaAATCACCCGCGCACTTCAACAACAGCAATACAAACCACATGAATCCTTCCTGTTCCTCTCCAGCATTTCTCTCTTGGTTTCGTTTCTGTTTTCTCTTGCTGAGAAACGCcgacctccctccctccctctctctctctctgcgcacaGTCAcactcctccttttctttctgttcCCCATGTGCCTCTTTGCTCCTCTACCGCCCCCACTCACCATGCGCATGAGTAGTAGTTCAGCGCCTGCCTTGCTCTCTTTGGGGGGGGGCTTTTTGTTgtcctttttcctcttttcactcttctctctcgctctcctgcgactgcccctcccctccccgccaACCCTGGCGTACATCCCCCCCCGGTGCCACGCTGTGTAGGCACCTGTGCTCAGACATGCTCGTTGCGGATGGTTTTCGTTACTGTTGTTGCCTTCTCATGTCTGTCGGAGCTCTCGCTCTATCATTTTGTATTTCTCTTCTTCAGTtggttccccccccccccacacacttTCGTCGGCTTTTTGGTGGCTGTTGCTTCTACGGCGGAGACCCAACGTCATTTATGTTCATCATCTTAGGCATGCACGTGTCTGTGCGATGGTGtgccctcccttctcctcgcctcccccctcccctctcccttcctcggtctctcctccgccacgTCTTCATCTTATTATAGAAATCTGCCGCTTCCTGGCGGCATgcgctgcgtctctctctctcatgtcTGTCGATACCcgcctaccccccccccatgcGATATCGTACTTCGTCGTGTGTTAGTGCCGTCAAGAGCCGCAAGACAAGCGCCGTGAAGGAGCCTCCCGGTGTGAGGCAAGGGGAGCcacacaggagagagagagagagcagagcccaagaaggagaacaaaaagaaaaacgacaACTTCTGGTGAGTAATGAAGGTGATGAGCGCGAGCATGCATCCCGGCGAACCGAATCACATGCATGTACCATCACCAATCAGCTCATCcttcactctcctcctccttcgccaaCCCCATCTccagggaaggggaaggggggctggcgtctccttcctctccctacCTCTAAACTAGTAGGATGGCGGGTACAATTTTGATTGAAATCGCTCACGTTTATTTTTGAGCTCgtcctttcttttccgccTCTCCGCTGTCGGTACGGGAAGTGACCCGACAAGCACTGGCCAATatcctcttcttcgttttcggggggagggggtgctcctctctttccctcctctttctccctctgtttCAATGCGGGTCTGTGTTGCACAGCTGAACAAATAATCAGAAATATAAATTCAGCAGAGAGGAATGATGGCCATCACCTCGTGCGCTCCACACAGctgaggtggcgcagtgcAGGTCTCGGTGGGTATGTATCTGCACCTTTTTTTAAAGGCCAAACCGCTGCGTGGTGAGGTGAACTCTGCTCTCCCTTATCACCTCACTCCTTCAAGTAGAGCTGCAGAGAAGGACAGCAAAAATGGAAAGGAGGccaggcagaggaggggagggagagagagggctgaCCGACAACGCTTGGAAACCCAAGCAGCACGCACAAGCGTGTTGTATGTTTCCTCGCCTCGCAAGGCAGCACCCCTCGCCTCAAACGAGTGGACGCATTTCGAGCGCtcagacacgcacgcgtggACATCCCccagcgcgtgtgtgggtgtatgtctCCCACCTACCCACTCTCTCGCCATAGGGGTATcacttccctcctcctcctcctcgcctgtGCGTATGTAGTGGACCCTCACActtacttctctctccctcactacccaccaccaccaccaccagctcctcctcctcccccccccccggccTCTCCGCTCCCTCCGCCGCGACCGTGGAACACAAAGAGCCGCGCACCTGTTAGTTTCTCGGGTGGACTCGTCGAGTGGCCTCCGGGCTGCAGCTCCGACTCCCTATCTCCCATTCAGCAAGACACCCCTTttctgcctcttccctcgtgCCGCTTTCCGTCTTAGTCCTCCACGAGCGTCATGGAAGGCGCTCGTCAATGTGGAGCAACGCGGCTGCCAAAGCGGCTTCTCGCCGCGCTCTTCGCTGTTACAGTGCTCTTGGAAGCGCTCGACGACACACTGCCGGTTGCCCAGGCAGTCGTCGAAACACCCGCGCCGACCCCGTACGTTCGTCGCACCTACGAGGCGAAGGTATCCTTCTTTACCAAGTACTGGTGGGTCGGCTTTATCATGATGTTTGTTGCCTTCCTGCTTGTTGTGGGGGCGCTCTACGTCGCAGTGCAGTTCCACTTCAAAGAGTCTGAGCAGCGTGATCGCCGGAAGGAACTGGAGATGAATCGATTCAGTATTGTGAACtgcagaggcggagaagaggtagGGGGCCATGAAGCGGATCAGCAGGGTCGAAGCGGGCAGTCGTTGCGCAACAACCCTCTTCGTAGTCGTTGATAAGATAGGTGGAAAACACCAAGCGGGAAAGGGGCACGAATGCGATGACAACGAAACCTTCTCGCACGCTCAGTAGCGGCCCTTTGGCGTCCCTCGTGTATACCTCGTCCTTGTTTCAGCAAATGGGCGGACATGATGAGAGTAACAACCCCATGTAGGACTACAAGAGAGACAGAAGTGAGGTGACGAACGGGAGGTGCCACAGATAAAGGGATCCGTAGGGGAAGTACgagtggtgcgtgtgtgcgtgtgtgtgcgcatgtgtgtgtgggggggggggggtcaaAACAGCACGCCAATTCCGACACCCACGTGcacagggaaagggagggaaagaggaacCCTCTTGCACtggatgcacacacacacacacacacaaacgcgttctctctttctcccttcacGTTTTGTGTCTTCttatccctctctctctctctggaaCTTACATGTGCACATGGTGAAtgggtatgtgtgcgtgtgtctcggGATCGgtgtttcccctctctccctccccccacccacctctcttcttgcttGTCGCTCAGTAGCACAGGCTACGCGGCTATCACGATGACGATAGGAAAGGTAAACAGAGGAGACAGCCTCAAAACAACAAAAtgaaggaaaaaaatgaaaCATGATGTAACCGATaccctctttctgtgccacacatacacacagtctgtctgtctctccaCCCTAGCTGGCTGCCTCTCATGATGGACAATGGCGCGCCTATAGAGGCATTTCTTGATTGCCGttgcgctctttctctctttttcgcaTTTGATGTAAGGCAGGTATGCTCCGCTGTCGTTCTTCTCATCATGTGTGTGCAAGCATGCGTGCGAAGACGTTGTTTATCCTGTCTTCCATCGAGATGATGAAGGGGTGTGGTGGCCTacgtggtggtgatgagtTCACGGAGTAGTTCTTGCGCATGCCGTCGTTGCATGAACTCTTCATTCACTCATCAGcttgactctctctctctgctgcatcTTCCCGTTGGCTGCGAGCGCTCATGTATAGTAAAGGTGCATCCTGTGTATATGGCTGAGTGCACACGAATATTTTGGAGGGGATTTTGTGTGGGTATCCGCCCCAGGCatttccttctttctctttcccatctCGTGTCTGTCTCACCTCAATTAcggggacacacacacacacctcagcgcgtggtatCCCCAGGGTCCTGCACCCGCCTCCCCACTCGGTGTGGGGAAGTGgagcagcccccccccccctctatcGCCGCCACATGCCGAACCACCCCTGGCGATCGCAGGGCCACGTGCCTACGGCGCGTGGAGAggccacagcgctgctgagctcGTGCACTGCTGTAACGCGCGCGTCTGCGGCTGTTGGGCACCACGCGCTGGGGCTTGCGATGGGCCGGGGTGGCGTGGCGTAAAGCTGATGCTCTGTGGCTGAGCGGACACCTTGAAGCACgggtatatatatatatatggtctatatgtgtgtgtgcgtgggtatgTCCACGTTTCACCATGAcgcaccgcccccctcctcccccctgtgGAATAATACGTTCGGTCTCCTCTGCGATCGCGGTGCCGAGTGAAGCGCGCGGAAGAGCAAAAGTTGAGTCACTactgcctctcctccacctctaccgactccctctcacacttcctccttcccgttccccttcttcctctcatGCGTCATCAACGACAttttctccccccacccacccaccctctttcctccaCAATCATATAAACACACATGTGGAATCACGCCGCCTTGTCGCgtccacgcacacgcacacgcgtgaTATTTTTATATCTATCACGCATGTGCGGGATCTTTtattctcttttccttctcgcttACTCTGTTTCTATCGCTTTGCTGTTTGGCGCTTTCACCCACAACAGTATGTGTCTCGCGTGTGAcgctttcccttcttcctcttcttgctgctgctgtttgtttgtttgtgtgtgtgtgttgactgcctccctccctcccctcctccccctacTCCAAGACGGAAAAGGGGTGCAGAGACCGGCAGCGAAGGGCGAGACAACCTCCACACGTATTGTTGAAGAGCCAACAAAGCAAAAAAGCGAAGTGAGAGGTGGGAAGggaaggcacacacacgcacgcacacacaggggCCGTGTGGATATATGTGTCGTCCCTCaactttcttttctttgctcgcTTCGCTGAGCTCatcccttctccttctcgaCCCTGTCACCTCACCCACGCTTTGAAgcgcctcttctttccctcactCCGGGTGTCCTCCGCAAGAGCTGGCGTGAAGTATTTCAGGTTTGGCACCTCGTTGCTGCCGTACACAGACCGACTGATCCTTTAAGCCACAAggaaagaaaacgagaggaggaggtagagaaaaaaacacgaCGAGTTGTCTTGTCGTTtctctgccctccccctccccttgctcctctcccctctcatTCCAtccccgctcctcctcccccctcaacACCCTCTCGCTGATTGTGTTAACTAAACAACAGAAGCgtcatttttttttattttcatTGTTggtctcccccctccccctcttctctcactcccttccctcccttcccttccccacaGGTGCGTTGAGTTGTGATCAGCAGTCGACAAGTTATTGTTGTCTGTTGTGGTTGGTTTGGGGCTCTTTCCTTGCcaggaaacacacacaaagacgaAAAATCACCTCTGCGCAGAAGGGCTGGGCCGCtcacgagaagaagagaagggcaaagTGGGGTGTGTAGAGGGGGGGTAGGGGACAAACGACGCGAAAAGCCGtccgtgcacacgcacaggggcagggaggggagaagacgcCGCTGTACGTCGGTAGACCTCACCCACGCGCAGCCGTGTAGAAATATCGAGAGACACGCTCTCTTGcacccttccttccttcctctctctctctctcgtttctccTGCTCTCCTTATCTCTTGCGGGTCTTGTTGTTTCTGAGAAGGGGAGAGTCTCTGGCGCTCGTGGCGTTGTAGGTTGTCGTAGCAAGACCGCCACCTTGTAGAGAGTCCgggagagaaaacacacacacacacatatatatatatatatgtgtgtgtggagggggtaTCAATATagctctgtctctctctctataccTACATATATATCGATACATTttggctgttgttgtttgttttgcGCTTCGATTGCAGCTCCTCGTGCCGTGACGTCAGCATCGTTGtccagccccccctcccctctcctctctcttttctgctttctcctccgtacgtgtgcgtgtgagtgtaAGCGGCGGAGAGAAAATTGGGTCTGTTGTTGAAGGTGAGGAGGCCACACGCGTAGTAACCCTCTTTTTCATTAGCGCCCGCTCTCCTGCCGACcccagcacacgcacacgcaaccctccctccctcccctctctctccctcctctctccccttctctgttCTCCGCAAGTGTGAACGTCACCGCCTTCAACGTCGTTTTATCCACGATGGGCATTCTTCCCAGTCGCGAGAGCCATGAGTACCCTGGCGCCTTTCACTTCGCCCAGAGTGGCAGTCACGCCATGGCGATTCTCCCCCTCACCGAACACTTCTTCCCCTCAGTGGAATCACTTGCCTTCAAGCAGCTTTACGCGGGCCGCGACATGCAATCCGCGAAATACAActtctctctcatctccccTGAACTCCTACGCAAGTACCAGCACCGCTCCATGGAAGAGAATCAGATGAAGGAGGACGTCGTGATGGCGCCACCAGCGGGCCGCTCAAAGCCGCAGCCGTACCTTCGGCATGGCCAGCCGCCTGGCGACGACAGTGACACAGATGAGAAGTGGGTTGGCGTCGATACGATCGATGCGAGCAACTACAGCCAGTTCTTCAAGGACGACACGCACTGTGTGTCGCCAAATGAGTTGGCGCCGCCATTCTTGGATGGTGACGAGGAGGTCTgcgaggagctgcgacgGCCGAACCCAGCGGCGCACTGGCACACTCACGACGCTGCCAAGCAACTCATCCAGGGCAACGACAACGAGCTTGGTTTTGTCGATGAGCTAAACTACGTGAGCTTCGATGGCAAAGGAGGTGGACTGCGGTGTTTGCCATCTTCGCGGCCGATGTCATGCTCCTCAAGTCAGCACCCGCGGCACGGACAGACGCGCAATGCCTCGACAGAGGCAACGGCtgacggcaccgctgcgacgGTGCAGTTCACTCCGGAGGAGCGCGACTTGCTAAACCGGTTCTTTGCGCGCAGTCCGGAGGCGCTGTACAATGCGCTCGTCGTGGAGCCGAACAGAGGCTTCCTGGTCGACACAAACAAGGAAATGTGCAGCCTGTACGCCGCGGAGAAGCGCTGGAAAGAGGCGCGGAACATCGTGCGCGCCTACCGACGCCAGTACAAGcaaggcgccgctgctggcaacGCGGCGCAGTCGGCGGCTGGCAAGTCTCCCAACTCTCCGAAGTGCCAGCCACAGCCGCTCATCACCAAGGAGGAAGCCGATGAGGCGGCCACGGTTCCGCCACCGCCTGTGTTTTTGCGGCCTGTGCCACAAGTGATCATGGTGCGTATGAgccgtgaagaagaggaggcgacgcgcacagcgcacctcgaggagcagcaacggATACGCCGTGCGACGGGGCATCCGCATCCGCACCAATCCGGCGACGGCGATACACTCACTACCTTGACGTCGTCCTCACCCGCCCCGACAGGGACCGATGAGGGAAGTAGAGACCTCCGCTCGCCGACGCCGTCgttgccctctcccttgcaCGTGCCGACGACGCGCTATCACCGCTTCGAGGACGACCCCAAGTACAAAGATGGCCGTATCCACCTTGTTGAGGAGGATGGTGTGCTGTACATGTTCGCCTACAACACCGCTTACGTCGACCCACGTCTGCGCGTGAggcaacagagagaagaactgctgaagcagcagcaccagcgggaGCAGAAAGAACAACCGGAAGGTCCGGAGAATAGCTTGGAGAAGGGTGAAACTTGTCGGTCATCCTCGAGCGTGGCGGCTGCCGGTGCAACCACAGAGGGCTCAGAAGGAAGCTCTACCACAGAGTTtgacgcagctgccacgCACATGAcggacggcgacgatgacggcgcGCTGTGCCAAAAAAACCGGCAGACCTCCTCCTTCTACCACACCGTCTCCGCCTTTGGtaacgaggaggacgaggcagGCCCCCAGGAGCACGGGACCGCCTCGATGAAGGCCAAGGATGAAACCCCCACCCAcgcgagcaccgccgcggcttCGCCAGTCGCATCCGCGACGATCCCTGCTGTCTCCGTGACGCAGGTGGAGCGCAACGAGGAGCAGGGCgatgaagagaagggcacaGCCCTGTCATCCACCTGTAGCGCTTCAGAGGaacgccagcggcagcagtgcaccacCATATTTgccaacgacgacgacgacgcgggACCGCAGCGCCCCGACGGAAAactcaccacctccagcgacgacgacgatgacgacgacgacgacggtgatgGTGACGAGCGGCGCAAGGACGCGTCAGCCTCCACGCAGAGTGTCGGAATGACCGCGGCCACCCCCACTGGGACGACATCCGCGGCGACAGAGGAGCGGTCGCGCATGGTACGGCAGCTGGAGCTCGTCACAGCCGCCCCTTTCATCCTCCCTATCTGCCCTGTTCGTGTTGTCGGGTGCAACGGCTATGCAGAGTCGAGCTGTCGCGGTACGCCGTGGCTGCGCGGCTACGAGGACGACCCCGAGGAGGACGCCTACGTGGAGTCACTGCCAGTGAAGCCGCCGATCATGTCCGGTGGTGGTTTCATTGACGCCAACATCGGCGACAAAATCCTTAGCCGCGCCTACCTGCTTGGCTTCCAGGTGTACCGCAACGTCTGCCTTGACGCCGGGCTGCCGGAGACGCTGACGAGACCCTTCTGGACACTGGGCCTGCTGTCAAACattccgctgctgcagatctCGCGTGAGATGCGCTTCCGCATGcgggcggctgccgcagaggTAGAGCTTGGCTACAGAGGCCTGCGCGACATGATCAAGGGCACAGAAAATGACCTTCAGTCCTACATCTACGGCTTCTCAGACATTCTGCCGTATCTCGAGCGGGCCTCGCGCGCACGTGTCGagcaggcagaggcggaagctaaagcagccgcggcagcagagggcGGTGACAGTAGTGGCGCTAACGAGGGAGCGGCAGACTCCCGAGGCCTGTCGTCGCTCCTCGTTGGGCACAGCCCCTCGGAAAGCGTCGAGGATGCAAGTCAGCAACTCCAGGACCTACCAGTCTCGCCCGCCATCCCGACCCGGTCCTTGCAAGCAGGGATGCAGCAAAGCATGCTGTTCCCGCGCAACGAGATGGAGTTCTACACGCAGTTTACGATCCGCGGCAACCAGTCCCTCTCCCGCGTCCGCTGCGAGGCTCAGGAGTCTTTCTTTCATCTCATTGCCGAGGCAACCGCGCCGGTATCGACGTCGCTCTTTATGAagccgctggagctgccCATGTACGACTATGGTGGCGCTATCCGTCTGCACCTCATGTGCAATCGTGTGACCGGGGCCGACGAAATTCAGGtgctaccgccgccgcgcaatCTCAACCAGCTCTTTTCCGAtcatcagcagcgactgcaacTGAGGCGacttcagctgcagcgtcagtgCTGCACGTCGGCAGATGACAAGGGGGAGCTTAAGTCGAACGCcaaggggggaaaagagtCGGCCGACGGTGACTCGACTACCACGGCACCTCCCTATCTCATCTACACGGTCGTACACCCCTCTGGCAAGGCGCGAGGGCCTTCGTTGGAGCACTACAAGAGAAACTTGCAGGCCCCCGACGACGGTGCCGACGCCAACACGCTTGACGAAGCGGAGGTGTCCACGGCTGCCACCGACAGTAcctgtggcgacggcgggTACGCGGCGCACCAGTATACGTATCCGCCGGACTCCTTTGTGGACAGTGACATGGTCATCTACAACATCCACAAGGGCCGCTGGGAGCACTTCGAGTACTTCCATCACCAGCaactggcgcagcggcgcgcgcgcaaaCTGCAGGCCCAGGCTGAGAAGGAAGCAGGCGAGCCAGACAGCAACCAGCTGCCGGCGCAGAGCAACAAGGACACCACTGATGCTGCTTCGGTGCAGCAGGCCACCACTCGCGGTGAGGCCTGCCAGGATGCCTTGGTCacgtgcagcggtggccgcttcgctgctgttgatgAGGATGAGCAGGATATCCACCTGGAGGACATTCTGCTCTGCTGGATCAAGCGCCGCCTGCAAAGCGCCACGATGCGCAACCGTGTTGACCCGGGGTGGTTGCGCGACAGCGAAGGGCACATTGTACAGGAGGGCCGTTACTACATCTGGGGCTTCGAGCAAGACGGTCAGCAGTATTTCTACGGTCTGATCCCCAAGTTCGccaaggaaaagaagaacaagCGACACAACACGATTGCTGGCAACGCGCATAatcagcaccaccacgatAGTCACAaccgccgcagcaacgcGCAAGGCAACCTGAGCGGGCCGTCGAGCGTATTGAACAGTCATCCCCGACCTAAAatcggcggtggcagtgatgTCGGCAATCCGGCTGCGCTCGGAATTCTGTCCAGCAAGTCCATTGACAGCGCTCAAGCGCATCAGCACTTGATgagtggcgacggcagcacctcTGACAGCCACAGCCCATCACCAGGAGCTTGCAACCCCGCCCATACTGCGATCAACGGGCAAATGACCGATGAACGCGGCAGTGGGAGCATGGAGAACATGGGGGTACGGTCCGAGTCGGCGACCGCTCGGGAAAGCGCCAAAAACTACCCCACGAGTGTGCCAACGCCAATGGCAGTGGCACCGTCCGTGTCGATGAGCGACGTCAAGGGCGGTGTCGGTAGCGAACACGACACAGGCACTGGCACGCCGCTGAACGTCGTCGGCCTAGGGTCATACTcaaagcaacagcagcacctaCGATCACCCGGTGCCGTGGGCGGAGGCAGTGCTCACGGAGTCACCTCGCCTGGCTGCGGTGCAAcaagcgccaccacagcaagAGCAGGCCGCTCGAGCCACCCGAGCAGCGTCAACAGTGGTCCCCGCCTGCCAGTTCAGACGAGCGGTGCGCACCGCTCCAGTTCTAgccagcagccaccgccgccaacgTCGTCAGCCCCCGGGGCAGCTTCGGCAGCACTAGCCGGAAGACCGGGCATGGTGGCAGTAGGGCACGGTAGCCCATCCCGTTCGGGCTCCGCGGTAGCACCATTACTGTCGTCTGTGGTCATTGGAGGAGTAGCAGCTGAGACAGGCGCATCGTACGCAGACCCTCGCACAATTCCGCAATGCCAAGGCGATGTGAACCTCGCCCGCGGCAGAAGTACTGCCTcatgtgcgcagcagctcagcaaTTCAGCTACTACAGCAGCACAGTTCAGTCACCAGTCCATCTCTGCactcgccgcggcggcgtctaCGTCCGCGGAGGACGTCAGAAACCGTCAACGGtgcggagagcggcgagACAATAGAGACGAGTCGTCACGCGcgtctccgccgccgcctcctgctgccCGTCAGTACCTGCCGCATGCTCAAGAGCTACACCTGGAGGTGCACCCACCCGCGTGCCCTTCGTCAGCAGgttctttccttctctccgccAACCCTgtaccgccgcagcagcaaggccGTCTCATCATCGACCCCAGTTCAGTGATCTTGGGCTACAAAGGAGCTCTGCAAAGCCGCTACCacgctccgccgccgcagcagcagcagcaccagcaggagTACAGGCAGGCGCCGCCATCCACCGCGTacgacaacagcagcagcaacagctacggtggcggcagtggagcgAGCAGGCACCCGGCGGCTTCCCACGCATCGGGTCACAGCTACTTGGAcatgccccctcctcctcctccctcgtcaccgccaccgccgcttaCCCTTGCCGGTGCGGAGAACGCGCTGTATGAGCAGCCACACCAAAGCTACCCTGCTCCAGTAGAccaacagcaccaccatccgcggcaacagcggccCCTCAGCTCCTCAACACCGCCGCTACACCTCCATCTACCCACCGCGTACATGAACACGGGAGCCAGTCAGGCGAGCCTGCGCCCTACGTCGACGTTGGACGGGCCATGTGCGTCGCCTCTTCGTCCcgcacaacaacagcaggcacagcagcagcagtacacgTCCTACTACACAGGAGTCCACtaccagcagccgcaggtgTCTCACCAGGCGTCCTACAAGGCGCAGCCGGTTATGGCGAGCGTCGTCACCGGTGCCAGGGCACATGgcccctgccaccaccacagccaacagcagcagcaaatgACGGTGTCTGCACCAAACAGTGGCCCCGctgccccacccctgccaccGGTCCAGGCGCATGCCTCCATGAACACGGGCCCCTCCCGCTATGCACTACACCCTCGGCTGGTGACCAGTGGATCCGGAGTGGCACCgatgcagccgcagcagcaactgacttcggtggctgccgcttcgGTGGCGCCCCCCTCTGCGCTTGTTGGGGAAACTAACACCTACTACGGTGCGTCGCCTGTCTCCGTGGCGCCATCCGGTTCGCGGGCCACGTCTTACTACCCCATGAGCCTCCCGCAGGCATCCTACGACGCGTTGTCGCAGACGGCGGCATCCGCCACGCACCCTGCCGGACTTCAGGAcagtgctgcgcctcctcacaCCGGCCACTATCCGCCCGCGCCGCTAAAGCAGCTGCCAcacctgcagccgcagcagcaggtgcacccCTCATCGACGATGATGGAGGCCAGCACCGCAAGTGGGCAAGGAAGTGTCGCCAATCGGTTCTATCCACAGCAACACCGACCGCCGTCCCCCTCGAGTGGCCCAGCGTCGGCGGCCCCAGCAAGCGCGTGCTACGGCCAGATGACATCACCCACGTCGCAGCAACAGGCATATCTGCAGCAGTCAGAGCCACGCAATGCCAACTATGATGGAGGAAGCCGCGATGACAACTACAGCCCCTACGCCGCATCCACCGCCAACAACaacgccggcagcagcggcagcatgaATGCTCCGATTCTGATGAACGCCAATCCAAACACCAGCACCAGTTTCAATCGCGTAGGGCTCTCACTACCgacgtcagcggcggcgaaaGCGGTTACGGGAGGCTCTGGTACCTCAATAGTCATGGGCAACCCTTCCCTGTCTCTGTCGCctgccggcagcagcataGGGCGAGGTGCGCAGGGCTACGCACTGCAATCAGCTGGGTATCCTACGAGCGCCAGCGGTAGTTTCACGGCAACCCCGGTAGTAGCAGTGACAGCTGGAGCAACTACACCGGCAGCATCCATGATCCCCAG belongs to Leishmania panamensis strain MHOM/PA/94/PSC-1 chromosome 8 sequence and includes:
- a CDS encoding hypothetical protein (TriTrypDB/GeneDB-style sysID: LpmP.08.0620): MEGARQCGATRLPKRLLAALFAVTVLLEALDDTLPVAQAVVETPAPTPYVRRTYEAKVSFFTKYWWVGFIMMFVAFLLVVGALYVAVQFHFKESEQRDRRKELEMNRFSIVNCRGGEEVGGHEADQQGRSGQSLRNNPLRSR